In a single window of the Scophthalmus maximus strain ysfricsl-2021 chromosome 18, ASM2237912v1, whole genome shotgun sequence genome:
- the LOC118290434 gene encoding prospero homeobox protein 1 isoform X2 has protein sequence MPDHDSDSLLNRQTKRRRVDIGVKRTVGSTASSTAAAITATTDNIARAKAAIFSAMNSLSSHSHHGSDTDSMECSVVQPHGGPGVISASDSESKSNVLRKLLKRANSYEDAMMPFPGTTIISQLLKNNMAKNGGGPERGERGDRGDRVESGFPGSRLSNASSDAPQEDACSNSSQDSTPQECLSPFGRPPGLATFDIERLNDEHLRAKRARVENIIRGMSHSPSVVIPAASRHERDHEMDGEREMELDCPPPQSQQQAPSSPRGGEVCSSSSRENKRKQRLPQQQQQSFTQLVCQRKEQKQEERRQLKLQLEDMQKQLRQLQEKFFQIYDSTDDSEHTDLHNDIGNMSEESPTRSDTGGDDRGGDDLRSDNEMSDLDPGHFLDRARALLQEQALLADGEKPRREGLGRSKGQGGPGSSMHAEGKQLAETLKQELNSAMTQVVDTVVKVFAKPPRPTPQQAFPPLSIPPERFPTALNGDNPNFHTANQRLQCFGDVIIPNPLDSFASMPGMPGTTNDQTEALPLVVRKTPSEHQHHHHHHQSSAVGAHGGHHHPALHPSSLSASMGFSPPSFRHPFPLPLMGYPFQSHLGGPTGGYTGKDRSSPDSMDLSRETTSLRTKMASGHHMGHHHRSCSPAHPGSTAEGLSLSLIKSECGDLQDMSDISPYSGSNIQEGLSPNHLKKAKLMFFYTRYPSSNMLKMFFSDVKFNRCITSQLIKWFSNFREFYYIQMEKFARQSINDGVTGAEDMSVSRDSELFRALNMHYNKANDFEVPERFLEVAEITLREFFNAIVAGKDVDPSWKKAIYKVICKLDSEVPEIFKSPNCLQELLHE, from the exons ATGCCGGACCATGACAGCGACTCCCTCCTGAACAGACAGACCAAGCGAAGACGTGTGGACATTGGTGTTAAGAGAACCGTGGGCAGCACAGcctcctccacagcagcagccataACAGCAACCACTGATAACATTGCCCGCGCCAAAGCAGCCATTTTCAGTGCCATGAACTCTCTGAGCTCCCACTCTCACCACGGATCAGACACCGACTCCATGGAGTGCTCTGTAGTGCAGCCACATGGTGGGCCTGGCGTTATTTCAGCCAGCGACAGTGAGTCCAAGTCCAATGTACTCCGAAAGCTATTGAAGAGGGCCAACTCATATGAGGACGCCATGATGCCCTTCCCTGGCACCACCATTATCTCTCAGCTTCTCAAGAATAACATGGCTAAAAATGGAGGGGGACCCgagaggggagaaagaggagacaggGGCGATAGGGTGGAATCAGGCTTCCCTGGATCACGGCTCTCCAATGCAAGCTCAGATGCTCCCCAGGAGGATGCCTGCAGTAACTCTTCACAGGACAGCACACCTCAAGAGTGCTTGTCACCATTTGGCCGTCCTCCTGGCCTGGCCACCTTTGACATTGAACGTCTCAATGATGAACACCTGCGTGCCAAGCGAGCCCGCGTAGAGAACATTATACGTGGTATGAGCCATTCACCCAGCGTTGTGATACCTGCTGCTTCCCGTCATGAACGTGACCACGAGATGGATGGAGAGCGGGAGATGGAGCTAGACTGCCCACCTCCTCAGTCTCAGCAGCAGGCCCCCAGCAGCCCACGGGGAGGCGAGGTGTGCAGCAGTAGCAGCCGAGAGAACAAGCGTAAACAGCGTCTGcctcaacagcaacagcagagctTCACCCAGCTGGTGTGCCAGAGGAAGGAGCAGAAGCAGGAGGAGCGCCGGCAACTGAAGCTGCAGTTGGAGGACATGCAGAAACAGCTACGCCAGCTGCAGGAGAAGTTTTTTCAGATCTATGACTCAACAGACGACTCGGAACACACCGACCTCCACAATGACATAGGAAACATGTCTGAGGAAAGCCCAACCAGGTCTGACACTGGTGGTGACGACCGGGGTGGAGATGACTTGCGCTCTGACAATGAGATGTCTGACCTGGACCCGGGCCATTTCCTGGACAGGGCACGGGCATTGCTTCAGGAGCAGGCCCTGCTGGCTGACGGAGAAAAGCCACGAAGAGAGGGGCTTGGTCGAAGCAAAGGACAGGGAGGTCCAGGCTCCTCCATGCATGCCGAGGGTAAACAGCTGGCAGAAACACTGAAGCAGGAACTCAATTCAGCCATGACCCAGGTAGTGGACACAGTGGTTAAGGTGTTTGCCAAACCTCCTCGCCCTACACCCCAGCAGGCCTTCCCCCCACTATCCATTCCTCCTGAAAGATTTCCCACTGCTCTCAATGGAGACAATCCCAATTTCCACACCGCCAACCAGAGGCTGCAGTGctttggtgatgtcatcattcCCAATCCACTAGACTCCTTTGCCAGCATGCCTGGGATGCCAGGTACCACCAATGACCAAACCGAGGCATTGCCATTAGTCGTGAGGAAGACACCCAGtgagcaccagcaccaccaccaccaccaccagtcttCAGCTGTGGGTGCCCATGGCGGTCACCACCACCCTGCCCTTCACCCTTCCTCGCTCTCTGCGTCCATGGGCTTCAGTCCGCCATCGTTTAGACACCCCTTTCCACTGCCTCTCATGGGCTACCCATTCCAGAGTCACCTCGGCGGACCCACAGGTGGCTATACAGGCAAGGACCGTTCCTCTCCAGACTCCATGGACCTGTCCCGGGAGACCACCAGCCTGAGGACCAAGATGGCATCGGGTCACCACATGGGGCATCACCATCGCTCTTGTTCACCAGCGCACCCTGGTAGCACAGCCGAGGGTCTCTCCCTGTCCCTCATCAAGTCTGAGTGCGGTGACCTTCAGGACATGTCTGACATCTCACCTTACTCAGGCAGCAAT ATCCAGGAGGGTCTCTCCCCCAATCATCTGAAGAAGGCCAAGCTCATGTTTTTCTACACCCGCTACCCGAGCTCGAATATGCTGAAGATGTTCTTCTCTGATGTCAAA TTTAACCGCTGCATAACCTCCCAGCTGATCAAATGGTTCAGCAACTTCAGGGAGTTCTACTACATCCAGATGGAGAAATTTGCCCGGCAGTCCATCAACGACGGAGTCACCGGAGCCGAGGATATGAGCGTCAGCCGCGACAGCGAGCTTTTCCGAGCCCTAAACATGCACTACAACAAGGCCAATGACTTTGAG
- the LOC118290434 gene encoding prospero homeobox protein 1 isoform X1, protein MPDHDSDSLLNRQTKRRRVDIGVKRTVGSTASSTAAAITATTDNIARAKAAIFSAMNSLSSHSHHGSDTDSMECSVVQPHGGPGVISASDSESKSNVLRKLLKRANSYEDAMMPFPGTTIISQLLKNNMAKNGGGPERGERGDRGDRVESGFPGSRLSNASSDAPQEDACSNSSQDSTPQECLSPFGRPPGLATFDIERLNDEHLRAKRARVENIIRGMSHSPSVVIPAASRHERDHEMDGEREMELDCPPPQSQQQAPSSPRGGEVCSSSSRENKRKQRLPQQQQQSFTQLVCQRKEQKQEERRQLKLQLEDMQKQLRQLQEKFFQIYDSTDDSEHTDLHNDIGNMSEESPTRSDTGGDDRGGDDLRSDNEMSDLDPGHFLDRARALLQEQALLADGEKPRREGLGRSKGQGGPGSSMHAEGKQLAETLKQELNSAMTQVVDTVVKVFAKPPRPTPQQAFPPLSIPPERFPTALNGDNPNFHTANQRLQCFGDVIIPNPLDSFASMPGMPGTTNDQTEALPLVVRKTPSEHQHHHHHHQSSAVGAHGGHHHPALHPSSLSASMGFSPPSFRHPFPLPLMGYPFQSHLGGPTGGYTGKDRSSPDSMDLSRETTSLRTKMASGHHMGHHHRSCSPAHPGSTAEGLSLSLIKSECGDLQDMSDISPYSGSNIQEGLSPNHLKKAKLMFFYTRYPSSNMLKMFFSDVKFNRCITSQLIKWFSNFREFYYIQMEKFARQSINDGVTGAEDMSVSRDSELFRALNMHYNKANDFEVPERFLEVAEITLREFFNAIVAGKDVDPSWKKAIYKVICKLDSEVPEIFKSPNCLQELLHEF, encoded by the exons ATGCCGGACCATGACAGCGACTCCCTCCTGAACAGACAGACCAAGCGAAGACGTGTGGACATTGGTGTTAAGAGAACCGTGGGCAGCACAGcctcctccacagcagcagccataACAGCAACCACTGATAACATTGCCCGCGCCAAAGCAGCCATTTTCAGTGCCATGAACTCTCTGAGCTCCCACTCTCACCACGGATCAGACACCGACTCCATGGAGTGCTCTGTAGTGCAGCCACATGGTGGGCCTGGCGTTATTTCAGCCAGCGACAGTGAGTCCAAGTCCAATGTACTCCGAAAGCTATTGAAGAGGGCCAACTCATATGAGGACGCCATGATGCCCTTCCCTGGCACCACCATTATCTCTCAGCTTCTCAAGAATAACATGGCTAAAAATGGAGGGGGACCCgagaggggagaaagaggagacaggGGCGATAGGGTGGAATCAGGCTTCCCTGGATCACGGCTCTCCAATGCAAGCTCAGATGCTCCCCAGGAGGATGCCTGCAGTAACTCTTCACAGGACAGCACACCTCAAGAGTGCTTGTCACCATTTGGCCGTCCTCCTGGCCTGGCCACCTTTGACATTGAACGTCTCAATGATGAACACCTGCGTGCCAAGCGAGCCCGCGTAGAGAACATTATACGTGGTATGAGCCATTCACCCAGCGTTGTGATACCTGCTGCTTCCCGTCATGAACGTGACCACGAGATGGATGGAGAGCGGGAGATGGAGCTAGACTGCCCACCTCCTCAGTCTCAGCAGCAGGCCCCCAGCAGCCCACGGGGAGGCGAGGTGTGCAGCAGTAGCAGCCGAGAGAACAAGCGTAAACAGCGTCTGcctcaacagcaacagcagagctTCACCCAGCTGGTGTGCCAGAGGAAGGAGCAGAAGCAGGAGGAGCGCCGGCAACTGAAGCTGCAGTTGGAGGACATGCAGAAACAGCTACGCCAGCTGCAGGAGAAGTTTTTTCAGATCTATGACTCAACAGACGACTCGGAACACACCGACCTCCACAATGACATAGGAAACATGTCTGAGGAAAGCCCAACCAGGTCTGACACTGGTGGTGACGACCGGGGTGGAGATGACTTGCGCTCTGACAATGAGATGTCTGACCTGGACCCGGGCCATTTCCTGGACAGGGCACGGGCATTGCTTCAGGAGCAGGCCCTGCTGGCTGACGGAGAAAAGCCACGAAGAGAGGGGCTTGGTCGAAGCAAAGGACAGGGAGGTCCAGGCTCCTCCATGCATGCCGAGGGTAAACAGCTGGCAGAAACACTGAAGCAGGAACTCAATTCAGCCATGACCCAGGTAGTGGACACAGTGGTTAAGGTGTTTGCCAAACCTCCTCGCCCTACACCCCAGCAGGCCTTCCCCCCACTATCCATTCCTCCTGAAAGATTTCCCACTGCTCTCAATGGAGACAATCCCAATTTCCACACCGCCAACCAGAGGCTGCAGTGctttggtgatgtcatcattcCCAATCCACTAGACTCCTTTGCCAGCATGCCTGGGATGCCAGGTACCACCAATGACCAAACCGAGGCATTGCCATTAGTCGTGAGGAAGACACCCAGtgagcaccagcaccaccaccaccaccaccagtcttCAGCTGTGGGTGCCCATGGCGGTCACCACCACCCTGCCCTTCACCCTTCCTCGCTCTCTGCGTCCATGGGCTTCAGTCCGCCATCGTTTAGACACCCCTTTCCACTGCCTCTCATGGGCTACCCATTCCAGAGTCACCTCGGCGGACCCACAGGTGGCTATACAGGCAAGGACCGTTCCTCTCCAGACTCCATGGACCTGTCCCGGGAGACCACCAGCCTGAGGACCAAGATGGCATCGGGTCACCACATGGGGCATCACCATCGCTCTTGTTCACCAGCGCACCCTGGTAGCACAGCCGAGGGTCTCTCCCTGTCCCTCATCAAGTCTGAGTGCGGTGACCTTCAGGACATGTCTGACATCTCACCTTACTCAGGCAGCAAT ATCCAGGAGGGTCTCTCCCCCAATCATCTGAAGAAGGCCAAGCTCATGTTTTTCTACACCCGCTACCCGAGCTCGAATATGCTGAAGATGTTCTTCTCTGATGTCAAA TTTAACCGCTGCATAACCTCCCAGCTGATCAAATGGTTCAGCAACTTCAGGGAGTTCTACTACATCCAGATGGAGAAATTTGCCCGGCAGTCCATCAACGACGGAGTCACCGGAGCCGAGGATATGAGCGTCAGCCGCGACAGCGAGCTTTTCCGAGCCCTAAACATGCACTACAACAAGGCCAATGACTTTGAG